The following are encoded together in the Bactrocera neohumeralis isolate Rockhampton chromosome 6, APGP_CSIRO_Bneo_wtdbg2-racon-allhic-juicebox.fasta_v2, whole genome shotgun sequence genome:
- the LOC126762866 gene encoding larval/pupal cuticle protein H1C-like, which yields MFKLVVLSALLAVAAAAPHVVETPVVYSAPAATVAVQEPVLAKVGSVVKSVPTAVSHQSSTVVHSSAVAVEDVVAPAVKTTYSAPVVAAAPVVAAAPVVKTVAAAPVVHQTYAAAAPVVHQTYAAAAPVVHHTYAAAAPVVHSAPLVHTTYGAAVVAAPAAVAASSPLTYTAHGLW from the exons atgttcaAGTTG GTGGTATTGTCTGCTCTCCTCGCCGTAGCTGCTGCTGCTCCCCATGTCGTCGAAACACCCGTAGTCTACTCTGCGCCCGCCGCCACCGTGGCCGTGCAGGAGCCAGTGCTCGCCAAAGTTGGCTCTGTGGTGAAGAGCGTACCAACCGCTGTCTCCCACCAGAGCTCCACCGTTGTGCACAGCTCGGCGGTCGCTGTTGAGGATGTTGTGGCCCCTGCCGTTAAGACTACCTACTCCGCACCCGTTGTTGCCGCTGCTCCAGTTGTGGCCGCCGCTCCAGTTGTGAAGACTGTGGCTGCTGCCCCAGTTGTGCACCAAACCTATGCCGCAGCTGCTCCAGTTGTGCACCAGACCTATGCCGCAGCTGCTCCAGTTGTGCACCACACCTACGCTGCTGCTGCACCAGTTGTCCACTCCGCTCCTTTGGTGCACACCACCTATGGCGCTGCTGTGGTTGCTGCCCCCGCTGCTGTTGCCGCTTCCTCTCCACTCACCTACACCGCTCACGGTTTGTggtaa